A stretch of DNA from Natrinema halophilum:
TCGTCGCGACACTGCGAGATCGCGTCGACGGCGCACGCGTCGAAATTGCCCGCAGCGACCACGGGAGTGACGTCTTACTCGAAGGGCTCGACGCCGCCGGCGCGTACGTACACGAAACGATCCTCTATCGGCTGGTGCGTCCCGAAGAAAGCGGTCGATCCGTCGCGATGGCCGCCGACGGACGGCTCGACGCCGCCTGCTTCACATCGTCGCTGACCGTCGAGCACTTTCTCGAGACCGCAGCCGAACGCGAGATTCGCGAGGCGGCGCTCCACGGACTCGACGCAGCGACCGTCGGCGTGATTGGCGAGCCGACGGCTGAAACGGCTACGGATCTAGGAATCGACGTGGATCTTGTCGCGAGCGAGGCTACCTTCGAGCGACTCGCCGTCGAAACCGTCGGTACCGTCGACGGGGCGACCTCGACCGACGGCGAGTAACCACCGGAACGAGCGTCATTTTTTTAATCTGATGTGATGCAATGTATTTCATGGATCGAACGCAGGGAAACCGCTCGCCGGCAAGCGGTCGTCCCGCTCGCTGGAACGCCCAATCACAGCTCTCAGTGCAATGACTCGAAACCGCCGGGCGTTCCTCGCGGCCGCCGGAACCGTGGCAGTCAGCGGTTGCGCAGCGCCCAGAGCTGAGCCGGCCGCATCCGGGGAAGACGACCCTGACCCTCCCGTCGCACCCGATCCACCAGCCGACCGCGATCGCCAGCGAACGACCGTCGGATTCGGCGGCGATACGATGCTCGGGCGGCGACTCAACAGCATTTACGGGGGCCCCGACGGCGATCCAACCGCCGTGTGGGGAGACCTCCGACCGCGCCTCGAATCGCTCGACGCCGTCTGCTGTAACCTCGAGTGCTGTCTGTCGACGCGGGGTGAACCGTTTCCGAATCGAGCGTATCACTTCCGTGGCAATCCAGCGTGGGTTATCCCCGCGCTCCGCGCCGGAAATGTCCGATTCACGGCGCTCGCGAACAACCACGCGATGGACTACGGGGCGGTGTCGCTGACCGATACGATCGACGTACTCGAGGAAGCCGGTATCGAATCCGCGGGGACCGGCGCGACGCCGGACGCGACCATCGAGCCGGCGACTTTTTCCGCTGGCGACGTCTCGGTCGCTTGCGTCTCGTTCTCGGACCAGGGCAGCACGTACGCCGTGACCGATAACCGGCCCGGCATAGCCTACGTGGAAACCGACCCGGAGAACGCCGAAACTCAGCGAATCGTCGGAGAGGCGCTCGAGCGCGCGCGAGCGCACGATCCGGATCTGCTCGTCGCGTCGATCCACTGGGGGCGAAACTGGGTCGAGCAGCCAGGCGACCGGCTCGTTGCGTTCGGCCACTGGCTCGTCGATCAGGGCGTCGATCTGGTTCACGGCCACAGCGCTCACGTCGTCCAGGCCGTCGAACAGTACGGCGACGGCGTTATTCTGCACGATACGGGCGACCTCGTCGACGATTTCGGCGTGAAAGGTGGTGTGAGAAACGATCGAAGCTACCTCTTCGAAGTCACGCTCGAGGACGGACGGGTCGAGCAAATACGGCTCGTTCCGATCGAAATCTACGACGGCGTCACGCGCGCCAGCGAGGATGCGGCGGCGTGGCTCCGGGAAACGCTTCGTGCCCGCTCGAGTTTCTTCGGGACGACGTACGAACGAGATGGAGATTGCCTTCTGGTGTCGCTGTGATCGCCCCGCAGACGGCCAACGCGGTTCGACGTCTCGACCGTCGAACCCGACGAACGCGACTGCGGCGGCGAACGAGAGTGACTATGCCGACGACTCGTCGACTCGCTCGAGCAGTCGAACGGCGAGAATGGCTGGCAGGGCGAATCCGCCGGCGTTGACGCTCCCGTGCCAGCGGAGCATCTCCGGGATAGTGACGACCGAGGGCGTTCCGGGAAGCGACGAGACGGCGAATGCGAGCGCTAGCGCCATCGTCCAGAGTATCGACAGCGAAGCGACCGTCAGCAACAGTCCCGGCAGCCGCGGGACCGCCGGAACGACAGCCCAAACGAGAAGCACCGCGAAGCCAGCAACCGCGGTCGCAAAGCATACCACGGCGAGCAATTCGATCAGCGGGGAGAACGTGATCCCGACGGCGATCATGGCGATGCCGACGATGATCACGAGCGTCGACGCGGTCGCCACCCGTCCCGCGGCCGTCGGTGCAAACCCGCCGACGTCGCCGGTCAAACGCCGTCCGACCCGGCCGACGACGAGCGGCAGGACGAACCCGGCGTAGTGGAAGTGGACCGCCGTCAGGAGGACGATGATCGGTGCGAAGCGCAGCGCGATACCGGCAACGTGCAGGAAAAGCGCGGCGGCGGCGACGGGAACGTAGAGGAGCGCAACGTCGATCGCGAGGGCGGGCAGCGGTCCGATGCCTCGAGACAGGAGCCGTCGAAGCCCGAACAGGGCTATGATGCCGGTGACGCCAAGCCATGGGACGACGAGCGCCATCGCGGTGAGGGTGCCCTGGGGCGCGGCAAGTGCCCCCACGACGGCGAGTGCAGCCGGCGGCTGCCCGAGGATGACGACCGAGTAGTGACGCGTGAACACGTTCGTGTCGCGAGCAGACACCGCAATCCCGATACCGAGGGGCACGAGGACGAGCGCCGCGAGAGCGACGTACAGTTCGACGGTCGACAGGTCGAACGCACCGCCGACCCCGGCGGCGAGGACGAACCAGAGAACCGCGCCGAGTGCCGCGCTCAAATCTGTCATGCGGCGGCCGGCGAGTCGCAGCCGCGTTCCACTCGCCGGGCGAGTACGCGGCCTGTGCGTCGGCTCGAGGTCGGTCACGCGTTCTCACCCGGCAGGTCGATGCCGCCGAGAGCAGAGCGAGTCGCCGCATCGGGATCGGTGGGCCGGAAGTCACTCTCGAACGTCCCGGTGTACCCAAACACCGTTCCGACGAGCGGATTCGTACTCTCCGCCGCAACGCGGAACCGGTCCGCATCATCGTCGTACCAGTCGCGAAGGTGGCCGTCGACCGACAGCGGGTTGGGGAGGGCGACGTAGGTTCCCCGGGCTCGAAGCCACTGCGTGCCGATCGACAGCGCGAGGGACTCGTTGTCGGCTCGGACGCGTACGTCGGCGGCGACGTGTCCGCGACGGCCGAACAGATCGGTGAGACACCCTCGTTCGGGATTCCACCGCAGCGTGTCGACGAATGCTCGCGGCGGCGAGGTCTCGAAGCGACGGTGGAGGAACAGCGCCTCATTTCCCGCGTCGTCGACGAACGCCTCCGTCGTGATCGTAAACGGAACGTCGCTGCCGCCCTCTGGGAAGAGGAAGTCGTCGAGCGTCCCGAGCCGACGGATCGGCACCGCGAGCGGATTCCGGTCCAGTTCGGTCATCCGGCCGACGCCGACGACGATACGGTCCTCGTCGGCCTCGAGGCCGTAGCGCTCCCGAACACGGGGATGGAGGGTCTCCCAGTCGTCGCCGACCTCGCGCTCGAAGAGCCCGGTCACGACCGTCCCTCCGTGACTGCATCGAATCCGCCGGGTCCGCACGCGATCGATGTCATCTATCGATCACCCCGAGCGGTTTCGATCCACGCGGACAGCGTCCGAAGCGACGCCGGGTCGACGCCGAACGCGTCGAGGGCGTCGTCGGTCGTCGTGTTGTCGAGGTGCAGCGCGCGATACTGGTCGCGGCCGAACGGGATCTGCGGGAGCGGATCGACGACGCGTGCGACGATCCCTGCGAGAAGCAGCGGAATCGGCACGACGATCCCTCCGCCGCGGATCGTCGTCACCGTCTCCGCCAGCGTGAGACGCTCGGGACCGCCGATCTCGTAGCATCGCTCCGCGTGGCGGTCCGTCTCGAGGCCGTCGGCGATCATCGGCGTGAGGTCTTCCACCCAGATCGGCTGCAGATGCATCCGACCGCCACCCGGCAGCGGCGTCACCAGCGGCGGACTCATCCGCTCGACGAACGGCGTGAACGCACAGCCGTCGCCGAAGACGACCGACGGGCGGTAGATCACCCACTCGAGGCTCGAGCGACGGACGACGCGTTCGGCCCGCCGCTTGGCCCGGAAGTACGCCGTTTGTACGCCGTCGTCGACGCCGAGCCCGCTCAGCTGGACGAATCGCTCGACGCCGGTTTCCTCGCTCGCCGAGACGAGGTGGCGCGTGCCGTCGTAGTGGACCGACTCGTGGCTCCGGTCGCGGGACTCGACGTGCGACGGGAGCGCCACGAGGTTGACGACAGCGTCGTGGCCGGCCACCGCCGCCGTGAGATCGGACTCGGTCACGTCCAGTACCGTCGTCGCGACTCCGTCCGGCAACTCGCTCGCGTCGGGCGACCGCGAGGCGGCCGTCACCTCGTGTCCGCGATCGGCCAGCACGCGACACAGGGATCGGCCGAGACAGCCCGTCCCGCCCGCGACCAGGACGTTCATACTGATGCGTTCGGCCACGGAATCCTAAGCGTTCCGCCGCGGTGACATATTACAGCCTGATTCGAGCCGACGTATCGCAGTTTGGCCAAGGTGGCGACGCAGCAGCGCACCCGACCGCACCGATACGTATCGGAACCACCCTGGTACCCCGCGTGTCACGCCGAGGAGTTCAGATGCCATCCGATGTGGCCGCGTTCGGCCCATCTCGAACCGTAGCGACCAGTTCCAAGCGACTGGCGAGCCGGAGCCGTGTTGTTGTTCGGTTGACGAGGACTCAGACCAGTAAGCCACTCACCTATCTGCCGGCTTATTCTCACCCAGAAAACTCTCGAAATATTGAATACTAAACCACCTTTTCTTCCGGTTGTGGCGAACGATAATTCCCACAGGCTATCACGTCGAAACGTAATCAGATCAACAGCGGGTCTCTCCAGTCTCGGTATCACCTCTCTCCTGGCCTCTGGTACGGGAGCAGCGCAGTCTGGTACTCGACGAGGAAAGTACGGGTATGGGATCGACGACAGCGGGTATCTCGTCTACTATGGCGACGATGACGACTCGATGATCGCCTCGACCGAGGCGATGAACGAGGCGAAGGACGAGGGGAAACTGGATTTCTCCATGCAGAACGGTGCGGTCACGATCGACTCAAAGATCGAATCGCAGACGCAACCCAATACTAACGGGGTAAGAACAGCTAGATACCGCGCACCGCCATCCGAAACCTGCAACGGGAAAACCGAATATGGTGTATTTCACACGCCTTCTGGTATCCGGCATAAACTATGGATCAATCACTGCGACTGTCGCGACCTCGTAGACTTGCTGTCTATCGGCATAGAGCTAGCTGCGTTCAGCGCAGCGGTCAACGGTCTCTACGGTAATATTCCGGCTGTCGTTGTCAGTGCTGCCGCAGGATTCCTAATGCGGATCGGGAAGTCCCTAATCAACAATAATGACGAAGGGCATGGTATCGTGCTCGCCGTTACGACGTATCGTCTGACCGGTGGTGTTACAGCCGGAGGTTTAGAACCTCAGCACTGATATCGCTGATCCACCTCACCCTAAAATACTTATACCTATACGAATTTGAAATAACCAATGGTTCCCGAAACAGGATATACGAAGTACCCGAAAATGTCCGTGTTCATGCTCGTATTTGCAATCTTCCTCATGGGCTCGTCTATCTATGTCGAAGGGATAGACGGAGTGCTGAGAGTAGATGACTTTTGGGAAACAGCGATATTCTTTACGGGAGGTGCGATCGGGCTGATTTCGCTGTCTGCGCTGGCATGGGTCGCTGTGCGGTAGGGAGGATAAGATTCCGTATAGAGACGGACAGTTTATTCAGATCTCATTTTCCGAGAATAGCGGGGGAATAGCCAGCCGTAGGTAGGGCCAGAATTTCAGAGGCGGAGGTCCAGAACCCCAGAGTTGAGATAGTCGAACCACCTCTCCGAAAAATACTTACACAAATTAGTAGTTGAAATAACCAATGGCCTATCAAACAGGGTTTACGAAAAAACCGGAACTGTCCGTGTTCATGCTGGTGTACGCAATCGTCATCATTGGACTGGAGATTTACTTTTCAGGTCTTGATGCGATCTTAAATGTCGAGGATATATGGGTTACGGGCATATTCGCGGCTATGGTTGTGCAGGTGATCGTAGCACTGTCCGCTCTAGCATGGGTCGCTATGCGGTAGGGGGGTCAGATTCCGTATAGAGACGGACAGTTTATTCGGGTCTCATTTTCCGAGAATAGCGGGGGAGTAGCCAGTCGTAGGTAGGGCCAGAATTTCAGAGGCGGCGGTCTAGAACCACAGCACTAACACCACCAAACCGCCTCGCCCTAAAATACTTACACCTATACACAGTTGAAATAACCAATGGAATTTGAAACAGGATTCACGAAATACCCGAAAATGTCCGTTTTCATGCTCGTATTTGCGATTTTCCTCATGGCCTCGTCGATCTATTTTGAAGGGATAGACGGGATACTGAGAGTAGATAACTTTTGGGAAACGGCGATATTCTTTTCGGCAGGTGCGATGGGACTGATTTCGCTGTCTGCGCTGGTATGGGTCGTTTTCCTGAAAGAGAGTTAGATTCCGTATAGCGACATCGGTTCATTCGGGCCTCCTTTTTTCGAGAATAGGGGAGTAGTAGCTACCCGTGGGGATATCGCTCTGGATATGGTCTGAATTCAGGGAACTACGAGTCAAGATAACTGACCATATCGAGAAATAGGCCAGTGTCACAGTGGTACATCGAAGCATGATTGGCCGGACCCAGAATCAAAGAAATAAGGGACGCCGCCTTCGACCCACCAGAGGTCCCGATCGTGGTTCTCCTTCAACCACTCTCGGGCCTCGTCGATGGACGTGAGGCGAACGTTGTCTCGGGCTCCCCCTCCGTAATACTCGAGGGGGAGTTCGGGTCCTTGCCGAGTTCTCGGATGATGTCTTCGACTCGGCCCTGATCCGATGACTTGAACCCGCTGTTCTTCAACTTATCGACGGTCCACTTCTTGGACCCAACGACTTCGTCACGGATCAGTGTCTCCACCACATCCGCTTCGAGTTCGTAGTCGGTTTTCTTCGCCATCGGTATATCGTGATTATAGTGCCATGTACTTACATCTGTTGTTTGTGAGCAACATCAACGTAGTCTGGCGACAACAAATTATAAGTGCTGTACTAACATTGTTGCTAGTAGGATGTCGAAAACCGAATCCGACCGATCGAATGGCGGTGGGAAAATCATCTACGACGTGCTAGGCGACCACCCAAGAACCCGGATAGTGTTCACGCTGATAGCCCAGTCCCGACGTGGCGACACCCACGACCTGAATATCTCCGACCTCGCTCGCATGGCCGGAGTGGAACGATCAACCGTCTACGACCACATAGACCAGTTGCTTGAGACAGGGGTCGTTGAGGAATCACGGACGATCGGCAACTCGAAAATGTACCAGATAAACCGGGACAGCGAGGCAGCCAAAGGACTAGCAAAGTTTGACGACGCAAGGCTGATGGAGGAGTGAAGGTCAGCGTTGCCACTACGCGGCCCTCGAGCGTTGTACCAACCCGCTACGCAGAACTTCCACGGAGCGGGTAACAGGCCTCAAAAACAGACTTTGGATATAATTGAGAATTCAACTAGCAATACATTTCCGCAGATTTTGATAGCTCTAACTGACGCATCGGAGAAACACTGAATGGTGGTGCAGCGGTGACCGCTTCGCCGGCGAGGGGCGCTGAATCCGAGACGACCGATCGCGAACCCAACGGCCGGCGTCCATCCGGAAATTTATCCCGGATGGCGACCCATCATCGACCGATGAATCGATGACAGGGCCGGTTCCCGAACTCGAGGATCGCGCGATAGCGTGTGCCAAGCGGTTGTGTGCGGCCGATCGCGTGCTGCTCGCCTCCCACATCGACGCGGACGGGCTGACGAGCGCCGCGATCGCCGCGCAGGCGCTCGAGCGGGCGGGGATCCCGTTCGAGACGGTCTTCGAGAAGCAACTCGACGAAGACGCGATCAGCGCGATCGCGGACACCGACTACGACACCGTCCTGTTCACCGACTTCGGGAGCGGCCAGCTCGACGTGATCGGCGAATACGAGGACGCAGGCGATCTAACCCCGGTCATCGCGGACCACCACCAGCCCGCCGACCGGGAGACAGACTACCACCTCAACCCGCTCCTGTTCGGTATCAACGGCGCTTCGGAACTGTCGGGCGCCGGTGCGAGTTACGTCCTCGCACGGGCGCTCGCGGACGTGTGCAGTGGTTCCCGGGCCGCTGCAGCCGACGGCGGTGAACGAGTCGACGAATCGCGGTCCTCGTCGGAACACCGTTCCGACGGCGGAGCCGTCGCCGAATCGACGGGGCCCACAGCCCGCGCCGACAACCGCGATCTGGCCGCTCTCGCAGTGGTCGGCGCCGTCGGCGACATGCAGGCCGCCGGCGGCGAACTCCACGGCGCAAACGCGGAGATCGTCGCAGAGGGCGTCGAGGCCGGCGTCATCGAGACCGGCAAGGACCTCGCGCTCTACGGGAAACAGACCCGGCCGCTCCCGAAACTGCTCGAGTACGCCACCGACGTCCACATCCCCGGCATCTCGAACGATGCGAACGGCGCGCTGCGCTTCCTGGACGAACTCGATCTCGAGTTGAAACGCGACGGCGAATGGCGGCGCTGGGCCGGCCTCACGAGCGAGGAAAAACAGACCGTCGCCAGCGCGCTCGTTCGACGGGCCGTCTCGCGGGGCGTCCCCGCGACGAAGATCGATGGGCTCGTAAGCACTGCCTACGTCCTGAGCGAGGAATCCGTCGGAACGGAACTGCGGGACGCGAGCGAGTTTTCGACCCTGCTCAACGCGACTGCCCGGTACGAGCGCGCCGACGTCGGTCTCAGCGTCTGTCTCGGCGATCGAGGCGGCGCGCTCGAGCGCGCACGCCAGCTCCTGCGCGAGCACCGGCGAAACCTCTCGAACGGGATCGATCTCGTCACCCGCGAGGGGGTCACACAGGAAGACCACGTGCAGTGGTTCCACGCCGGCGATCGCATTCGCGAGACGATCGTCGGCATCGTCGCGGGGATGGCGATGGGCAACGCGGGGATCAGCCGCTCGAAGCCGATCGTCGCGTTCGCGGACAAGAACGACGAGGAAGTGAAGGTCTCTGCCAGAGGAACTCACTCCCTCGTTCGCAAGGGGCTCGACCTCTCGATCGTGATGGGAGATGCGTCCCGCGCCATCGGTGGCGACGGCGGCGGTCACGACGTCGCCGCGGGCGCGACGGTCCCGAAAGGAAACGAAGAAGCGTTCGTCGAACGTGCCGACGAGATCGTCGGCGAACAACTCTCCTGACGCGACGGAAAAACACCCGTCGCAGTTCGTTCTGGCCGCCGAATCACGGTCGACGAGCCCAAGGCGGGTGCGCCTACGTTCAGGTCGATCTGTCCATCGACGCCGGCACCGTCGGCAGCAACGGCGCGCGAGAGGTGAACATGTAGGCCGTCTTGCGCACCGCGCCTTTTCCGTACTGGACGGCGCTCTTGCGGATCGGCGTGCGCTTGCCGTGGATCTGGGTTCGACCCTCGAGGATCGCGTCGACGAGATCGTCACCGTCGATATCGGCTTTCGTGGGAGTCGCTGCGTCGGGCGTCACGAGAACCTCTGTATACGCTTTCCCGACGTTTGGAAGGTAGTGTGCATCGCTGGCCCCGATCTGTGGATAGTTTCGACGTCGTGCGAACGTTCGCGCACGTCGGTTCCGGTAGCCGGTAAACAGCATCGAATTGTAGGTCTCGATCGCGTCGGCGTCGTCGATCCACCGCTTTCTGACGCCGTGGCGGCTGCGCTGGAACGGGTGCGGTACGATCGCGACGCCGCCCAATTCGCGAACGATCTCGACGGTATCCATGAACGGCTGGCCGGGATCGGGGCGGTTCTCGACGCCAATCGCCAGTAAATGGCCGTGCTGGGTTGAAACTTCGACGCCGGGAATCCCGATCAGTCCGTACTGCGGCGCGAGGTTCGCCGCCCGGCGCGATTCATCGATTTCGTCGTGGTCCGTGATGACCACCCCGTCGAGGCCGATATCGGCGGCGTGCTCGAGAATGAGTTCGATCGGTTCGTGTCCGTCGTAGGAGTCGTCGGAGTGGACGTGGAAGTCGATCGCAAACGGAATCTGCGTGGTCATTGGGGGATATCAGGTGTCGGATGCAGCGGGAGTCGCTACCACCAATAATTCGTTGGTCCGCATAAACGCTATGCTGCTGATCGGTAGTCGCGTTGTGCCAGAATTCAATATATCGATATGCGATTTATGCCGGCCAAGGGCACCAGTTGCAGGAAGCGGCGACGCGCGGTTCGAGACGCACATTGGACGCGGATAAGCGTAGTTTACCGACTCGCCCGGTGGGAAGTCGGGCCGGCTCAGATATCGACCGCGGGTAGCAGTCTGTTACCTGGTCGTTCGACGCGATAACTGTCTCTCTCGAGCGAAGCAGGGCTGCTCGGGTCCCGTAGAAACTATCACCGCTGTAGCGACCGGTCACCCTCGTAGCGTCCGACAGCGATCCGTTCGGTCGCGTGTGATGCGGCTGTTCGTTGGTGCCCGCGTCGCGGTCACCGACTTCCACAGGCCGTCACCTCGGCGATTGTACCCGTCCCGTCGGAATGAGATCAGAAAGAGGGACGCTGTCGACCACCTCCTCAACCTTGAGCGGACCGTCGGCTGCCGAGACGGTGTCGTGAATTCGCTGCATACACTCGAGCAGGCCGTCGATCGCAGCCTGGCGCGTCGAGACGCGCCCGATCGACTGAGAGATCGTCCGATCCGTCATGAAATACCGGTATTGGAGTTCCCAGCACCGACAGAGTCCGAGTCCCGGGTGGGAGCGATCGGCGAGGGTGCAATCTGCGATCAGCTCTATCGACGGCCGATTGTGCCGGTAGACGAACCGATCGTCTTGACATTCGACGGGGC
This window harbors:
- a CDS encoding DUF4166 domain-containing protein; protein product: MTGLFEREVGDDWETLHPRVRERYGLEADEDRIVVGVGRMTELDRNPLAVPIRRLGTLDDFLFPEGGSDVPFTITTEAFVDDAGNEALFLHRRFETSPPRAFVDTLRWNPERGCLTDLFGRRGHVAADVRVRADNESLALSIGTQWLRARGTYVALPNPLSVDGHLRDWYDDDADRFRVAAESTNPLVGTVFGYTGTFESDFRPTDPDAATRSALGGIDLPGENA
- a CDS encoding winged helix-turn-helix domain-containing protein, which encodes MSKTESDRSNGGGKIIYDVLGDHPRTRIVFTLIAQSRRGDTHDLNISDLARMAGVERSTVYDHIDQLLETGVVEESRTIGNSKMYQINRDSEAAKGLAKFDDARLMEE
- a CDS encoding YndJ family transporter yields the protein MTDLSAALGAVLWFVLAAGVGGAFDLSTVELYVALAALVLVPLGIGIAVSARDTNVFTRHYSVVILGQPPAALAVVGALAAPQGTLTAMALVVPWLGVTGIIALFGLRRLLSRGIGPLPALAIDVALLYVPVAAAALFLHVAGIALRFAPIIVLLTAVHFHYAGFVLPLVVGRVGRRLTGDVGGFAPTAAGRVATASTLVIIVGIAMIAVGITFSPLIELLAVVCFATAVAGFAVLLVWAVVPAVPRLPGLLLTVASLSILWTMALALAFAVSSLPGTPSVVTIPEMLRWHGSVNAGGFALPAILAVRLLERVDESSA
- a CDS encoding uroporphyrinogen-III synthase: MSEIPTIAVFRPDDDRLERATALLEDLGADPVPDPMLAVEATGAVPRTDADYVVFTSKTGAELVSETGWEGSEETICAIGPATADALREEGYSVDLVPAEFTSSGLVATLRDRVDGARVEIARSDHGSDVLLEGLDAAGAYVHETILYRLVRPEESGRSVAMAADGRLDAACFTSSLTVEHFLETAAEREIREAALHGLDAATVGVIGEPTAETATDLGIDVDLVASEATFERLAVETVGTVDGATSTDGE
- a CDS encoding single-stranded-DNA-specific exonuclease RecJ codes for the protein MTGPVPELEDRAIACAKRLCAADRVLLASHIDADGLTSAAIAAQALERAGIPFETVFEKQLDEDAISAIADTDYDTVLFTDFGSGQLDVIGEYEDAGDLTPVIADHHQPADRETDYHLNPLLFGINGASELSGAGASYVLARALADVCSGSRAAAADGGERVDESRSSSEHRSDGGAVAESTGPTARADNRDLAALAVVGAVGDMQAAGGELHGANAEIVAEGVEAGVIETGKDLALYGKQTRPLPKLLEYATDVHIPGISNDANGALRFLDELDLELKRDGEWRRWAGLTSEEKQTVASALVRRAVSRGVPATKIDGLVSTAYVLSEESVGTELRDASEFSTLLNATARYERADVGLSVCLGDRGGALERARQLLREHRRNLSNGIDLVTREGVTQEDHVQWFHAGDRIRETIVGIVAGMAMGNAGISRSKPIVAFADKNDEEVKVSARGTHSLVRKGLDLSIVMGDASRAIGGDGGGHDVAAGATVPKGNEEAFVERADEIVGEQLS
- a CDS encoding PHP-associated domain-containing protein, with translation MTTQIPFAIDFHVHSDDSYDGHEPIELILEHAADIGLDGVVITDHDEIDESRRAANLAPQYGLIGIPGVEVSTQHGHLLAIGVENRPDPGQPFMDTVEIVRELGGVAIVPHPFQRSRHGVRKRWIDDADAIETYNSMLFTGYRNRRARTFARRRNYPQIGASDAHYLPNVGKAYTEVLVTPDAATPTKADIDGDDLVDAILEGRTQIHGKRTPIRKSAVQYGKGAVRKTAYMFTSRAPLLPTVPASMDRST
- a CDS encoding complex I NDUFA9 subunit family protein, which gives rise to MNVLVAGGTGCLGRSLCRVLADRGHEVTAASRSPDASELPDGVATTVLDVTESDLTAAVAGHDAVVNLVALPSHVESRDRSHESVHYDGTRHLVSASEETGVERFVQLSGLGVDDGVQTAYFRAKRRAERVVRRSSLEWVIYRPSVVFGDGCAFTPFVERMSPPLVTPLPGGGRMHLQPIWVEDLTPMIADGLETDRHAERCYEIGGPERLTLAETVTTIRGGGIVVPIPLLLAGIVARVVDPLPQIPFGRDQYRALHLDNTTTDDALDAFGVDPASLRTLSAWIETARGDR
- a CDS encoding CapA family protein, whose product is MTRNRRAFLAAAGTVAVSGCAAPRAEPAASGEDDPDPPVAPDPPADRDRQRTTVGFGGDTMLGRRLNSIYGGPDGDPTAVWGDLRPRLESLDAVCCNLECCLSTRGEPFPNRAYHFRGNPAWVIPALRAGNVRFTALANNHAMDYGAVSLTDTIDVLEEAGIESAGTGATPDATIEPATFSAGDVSVACVSFSDQGSTYAVTDNRPGIAYVETDPENAETQRIVGEALERARAHDPDLLVASIHWGRNWVEQPGDRLVAFGHWLVDQGVDLVHGHSAHVVQAVEQYGDGVILHDTGDLVDDFGVKGGVRNDRSYLFEVTLEDGRVEQIRLVPIEIYDGVTRASEDAAAWLRETLRARSSFFGTTYERDGDCLLVSL